Proteins from one Bacteroides zhangwenhongii genomic window:
- the tilS gene encoding tRNA lysidine(34) synthetase TilS, with product MIQHRVTQYIEKEGLFSSENKILVALSGGADSVALLCILHTAGYRCEAAHCNFHLRGEESNRDEQFVRQLCEKYKINLHTIDFDTTRHATEKHISIEMAARELRYNWFEKTRKDCQADVIAVAHHQDDSVETILLNLIRGTGITGLLGIRPRNGVVVRPLLCINREEIIHYLQSIQQEYVTDSTNLEDEYTRNKIRLNLLPLMQTINPSVKNNLIETSNYLNDVATLYNKYIEEAKTKIITAEGIRISSLLKEPAPEAILFEVLHPLGFNSTQIKDIASSLHSQPGKQFCCKEWKIIKDREFLLLEAVQSVNKATPPFQLIREEQEYTSDFQIPQEKQTACFDADKLNEEICCRKWQTGDTFVPFGMKGKKKISDYLTDRKFSISQKERQWVLCCGERIAWLIGERTDNRFRIDETTKRVIIYRMV from the coding sequence ATGATACAACATCGGGTTACACAATATATAGAAAAAGAAGGTTTATTCTCTTCTGAAAATAAGATTCTGGTGGCATTGAGCGGTGGTGCCGACTCAGTTGCATTGTTATGCATCCTGCATACAGCAGGTTACCGTTGTGAAGCTGCGCATTGTAATTTCCACCTGCGCGGTGAAGAATCAAATCGAGACGAGCAGTTCGTCCGCCAATTATGCGAAAAATATAAAATAAACCTGCATACCATTGATTTTGATACTACCCGACACGCAACCGAAAAACATATTTCCATCGAAATGGCCGCCCGTGAACTACGTTATAATTGGTTTGAAAAAACGAGGAAGGATTGCCAGGCGGATGTCATCGCCGTCGCCCATCATCAAGATGACAGCGTAGAAACAATATTGCTGAATCTCATCAGAGGAACAGGAATCACTGGTTTGTTAGGAATCCGTCCCCGTAACGGAGTAGTCGTACGCCCTTTACTTTGTATTAATAGGGAAGAAATCATTCACTACCTCCAAAGTATCCAACAGGAATACGTAACCGACAGCACGAATCTGGAAGATGAATACACCCGCAATAAAATACGCCTCAACCTTCTTCCACTCATGCAGACGATCAATCCGTCCGTCAAAAACAACTTGATAGAAACCAGCAATTACTTAAATGATGTAGCCACTCTATATAATAAATATATAGAAGAAGCCAAGACAAAAATCATTACAGCAGAAGGTATACGGATCAGTTCTCTGCTAAAAGAGCCAGCCCCCGAAGCAATCCTTTTTGAGGTGTTGCATCCATTAGGCTTCAACTCTACACAAATAAAAGACATCGCCAGTTCGCTCCACAGTCAACCGGGAAAGCAATTTTGCTGTAAAGAATGGAAAATAATAAAAGATAGAGAATTCTTGTTATTGGAAGCCGTTCAATCTGTAAACAAAGCGACTCCTCCTTTTCAACTGATCAGAGAAGAACAAGAATATACTTCCGACTTTCAGATTCCACAAGAGAAACAAACAGCCTGTTTCGATGCAGACAAACTGAATGAAGAAATCTGTTGCCGGAAATGGCAGACCGGTGACACCTTTGTGCCCTTCGGAATGAAAGGAAAGAAAAAAATAAGCGATTATCTGACCGACCGCAAGTTTTCTATCAGCCAAAAGGAACGTCAATGGGTACTCTGCTGCGGAGAACGCATCGCATGGTTGATAGGTGAACGAACAGATAACCGCTTTCGTATTGACGAAACAACCAAACGGGTGATTATCTATAGAATGGTCTGA
- a CDS encoding GNAT family N-acetyltransferase, which yields MKTNFTIRTARQSDSVELRDLYKNTVLIINRRDYSQEEVEDWASCGNDLSKIEKMIETHYFIVAVDQQLQIVGFSSITSQGYLHSMFVHKDFQGKGIATILLKEIERYAIEQGMERITSEVSLTARPFFERQGYTVEKEQKRQANKLSLTNFWMQKTLNA from the coding sequence ATGAAAACGAACTTTACGATCAGAACAGCCCGACAATCCGACAGTGTTGAACTAAGAGATTTGTACAAAAATACCGTACTTATAATAAACAGACGTGATTATTCACAGGAAGAAGTTGAAGACTGGGCTTCATGCGGAAATGATCTTTCTAAAATAGAGAAAATGATAGAAACCCATTACTTTATTGTTGCCGTTGACCAGCAATTACAAATCGTAGGTTTCTCTTCTATCACTTCGCAAGGATATCTACATTCAATGTTCGTTCACAAAGACTTTCAAGGTAAAGGCATTGCGACTATACTTTTGAAAGAAATAGAACGATATGCTATTGAACAGGGAATGGAACGAATTACATCAGAAGTGAGTTTAACTGCCCGCCCATTCTTCGAAAGACAAGGGTATACTGTGGAAAAGGAGCAGAAACGACAGGCTAATAAATTAAGTCTGACTAATTTTTGGATGCAAAAGACCTTGAATGCTTAA
- a CDS encoding TlpA family protein disulfide reductase produces the protein MKKKIMNVCGMAFLAISVLACSGQKKGATDTVVSADSTKVIADVMTSEADSTGYIVRVGETAPDFTITLTDGKQMSLSSLRGKVVMLQFTASWCGVCRKEMPFIEKDIWLKHKDNAEFALIGIDRDEPLDKVLAFAKSTGITYPLGLDPGADIFAKYALRDSGITRNVLIDKEGKIVKLTRLYNEEEFASLVQMINEMLK, from the coding sequence ATGAAAAAGAAAATTATGAATGTGTGTGGTATGGCTTTCTTAGCCATAAGTGTATTGGCGTGCTCCGGTCAGAAAAAAGGAGCGACGGATACTGTGGTTTCGGCAGATAGTACAAAAGTGATTGCTGATGTAATGACTTCGGAAGCAGATAGTACAGGATATATTGTTCGGGTAGGAGAGACAGCTCCGGATTTTACAATCACACTGACTGATGGAAAACAAATGAGTCTGTCTTCTCTCCGTGGCAAGGTCGTAATGTTGCAGTTTACAGCAAGTTGGTGCGGTGTTTGTCGTAAAGAAATGCCGTTCATAGAAAAAGATATTTGGTTGAAACATAAAGATAATGCGGAATTTGCATTGATCGGCATTGACCGGGATGAGCCACTTGATAAAGTCCTTGCTTTTGCCAAATCTACCGGAATCACTTATCCGTTGGGATTAGATCCGGGAGCTGATATTTTTGCAAAGTATGCTTTGCGCGACTCCGGAATAACAAGGAACGTATTGATAGATAAAGAGGGAAAAATAGTAAAACTAACTCGTTTGTATAATGAAGAAGAATTTGCTTCTTTGGTGCAAATGATTAATGAAATGCTGAAATAA
- a CDS encoding class I SAM-dependent methyltransferase: MATTILPAEKDPMGAAIYDYFTHHKADRLRVFSSQFEEDEIPVKELFRTIQSMPALERTALEMATGRILDVGAGSGCHVLALQAMKKEVCAIDISPLSVEVMKQRGVNDVRLTNLFDETFDETFDTILMLMNGSGIIGKLNNMPDFFQRMKRMLRPKGCILMDSSDLRYLFEEEDGSIVIDLAGDYYGEIDFQMQYKDIKGDTFDWLYVDFQTLNLYASEYGFKAELVKEGKHYDYLVKLSLA, translated from the coding sequence ATGGCAACAACAATTCTTCCTGCAGAAAAGGATCCGATGGGAGCCGCTATTTATGATTATTTCACTCATCACAAAGCCGATCGCTTACGAGTATTTTCTTCTCAATTTGAGGAGGATGAAATTCCTGTCAAAGAGTTATTCCGTACGATTCAATCTATGCCCGCATTGGAACGCACAGCCTTAGAAATGGCTACAGGACGGATATTGGATGTAGGAGCAGGAAGTGGATGTCATGTCTTGGCCCTCCAAGCGATGAAAAAGGAGGTGTGTGCCATTGATATTTCTCCGCTATCTGTCGAAGTAATGAAACAACGTGGAGTAAATGATGTTCGTCTTACCAATCTGTTTGACGAAACATTCGATGAGACGTTCGATACGATTTTAATGCTAATGAATGGTTCCGGCATTATCGGAAAACTAAACAATATGCCGGATTTCTTCCAACGAATGAAGCGCATGCTCCGTCCTAAAGGGTGTATACTGATGGATTCAAGCGACTTACGTTATCTTTTTGAAGAAGAAGACGGAAGTATAGTTATCGACTTGGCAGGAGATTATTACGGAGAAATTGATTTTCAGATGCAATATAAGGATATAAAAGGAGATACTTTCGACTGGTTATATGTAGATTTCCAAACACTTAACTTATATGCTTCCGAATACGGTTTCAAGGCTGAATTGGTAAAAGAAGGAAAACACTACGATTACCTGGTAAAACTCAGCCTTGCTTAG
- a CDS encoding MBL fold metallo-hydrolase — MILDYIYHSGFAIEAEGVTVIIDYYKDSSETDNNRGIVHDYLLQRPGKLYVLATHFHPDHFNREILTWKEQRPDIQYIFSKDILKSHRAKSEDAFFIKKGEAYEDDTIRIDAFGSTDVGSSFLLHLQDWSIFHAGDLNNWHWSEESTEEEIRKANGDFLAEVKYLKEKASDIDLVLFPVDRRMGKDYMKGAKQFIEQIKTTIFVPMHFSEDYEGGNALRNFAENAGCRFVNITHRGESFEITK; from the coding sequence ATGATACTGGATTATATATACCATAGCGGTTTCGCCATCGAAGCAGAAGGGGTAACCGTTATCATCGATTACTATAAAGATTCTTCCGAGACTGATAATAATCGGGGAATCGTACATGATTACCTTTTACAAAGGCCGGGCAAATTGTACGTACTAGCTACACACTTCCACCCCGATCACTTTAACCGTGAAATATTGACATGGAAAGAGCAACGGCCCGATATTCAGTACATCTTTTCCAAAGATATTCTGAAATCACACCGTGCCAAAAGCGAAGACGCCTTCTTCATAAAAAAAGGAGAAGCGTACGAAGATGATACGATACGAATCGATGCATTCGGTTCGACGGATGTCGGCAGTTCATTTCTGCTTCACCTCCAAGACTGGAGTATTTTCCATGCCGGTGATTTAAATAACTGGCATTGGAGCGAAGAATCTACCGAAGAAGAGATACGAAAAGCCAACGGTGATTTCCTTGCAGAAGTTAAATATTTAAAAGAAAAAGCGTCGGACATTGATTTAGTGCTGTTTCCGGTAGATCGAAGAATGGGAAAAGATTACATGAAAGGAGCAAAACAGTTCATCGAACAAATAAAAACTACTATATTTGTGCCCATGCATTTCAGTGAAGATTATGAAGGCGGTAATGCGCTTCGTAATTTTGCCGAAAATGCAGGTTGCCGTTTCGTCAACATCACCCATCGGGGCGAAAGTTTTGAGATTACCAAATAA
- the pdxH gene encoding pyridoxamine 5'-phosphate oxidase gives MRNYGNIADIRQEYTKSGLRENELPDDPLSLFSQWLQEAIDAKVDEPTAVIVGTVSPEGKPSTRTVLLKGLHDGKFVFYTNYESRKGKQLAQNPYISLSFVWHTLERQVHIEGIANKVAPEESDEYFRKRPYKSRVGARVSPQSQPISSRMQLIRAFIKEAARWIGKEVERPDNWGGYAVVPTRIEFWQGRPNRLHDRFLYTLQLNGEWEISRLAP, from the coding sequence GTGAGAAATTACGGAAATATAGCCGATATCCGGCAAGAATATACTAAAAGCGGATTGCGGGAAAATGAACTTCCCGACGACCCGCTTTCGCTTTTCAGTCAGTGGTTGCAAGAAGCCATCGACGCAAAAGTAGATGAACCGACCGCTGTCATCGTTGGTACTGTATCTCCCGAAGGAAAGCCGTCCACACGTACCGTATTACTGAAGGGGCTCCACGACGGCAAGTTCGTCTTTTACACAAATTACGAAAGCCGTAAAGGAAAACAATTGGCACAAAATCCATATATTTCCCTCTCTTTCGTATGGCATACACTCGAAAGGCAAGTACATATAGAAGGAATAGCAAACAAAGTGGCTCCGGAAGAGTCGGACGAATATTTCCGGAAACGCCCTTATAAGAGTAGGGTCGGTGCACGCGTTTCCCCGCAAAGCCAACCGATTTCAAGCAGAATGCAGTTGATACGCGCTTTCATCAAAGAGGCGGCACGTTGGATAGGGAAAGAAGTAGAAAGGCCTGATAATTGGGGCGGATATGCCGTTGTTCCTACCAGAATTGAGTTTTGGCAAGGACGGCCGAACCGTCTACATGACCGCTTCCTATATACGTTACAACTAAATGGAGAATGGGAAATCAGTCGTCTTGCTCCTTGA
- a CDS encoding VOC family protein encodes MEIKSKFDHFNINVTDLERSIAFYEKALGLKEHHRKEASDGSFTLVYLTDNETGFLLELTWLKDHAAPYELGENESHLCFRVAGDYDAVRAYHKEMNCVCFENTAMGLYFINDPDDYWIEILPQK; translated from the coding sequence ATGGAAATAAAAAGTAAATTTGACCATTTCAATATCAATGTCACGGACTTGGAACGGAGTATTGCCTTTTATGAAAAAGCGCTCGGTTTGAAAGAACACCATCGAAAAGAGGCTTCCGACGGTTCGTTCACGCTGGTTTACCTAACAGACAATGAAACAGGATTTCTTCTGGAACTGACATGGCTAAAAGACCATGCCGCTCCTTATGAACTTGGGGAGAATGAAAGTCATCTTTGTTTTCGGGTGGCCGGTGACTATGATGCCGTCAGAGCTTATCATAAAGAAATGAATTGTGTATGTTTCGAGAATACAGCTATGGGGCTGTATTTCATCAATGACCCGGATGACTATTGGATTGAGATACTTCCACAAAAGTAA
- the feoB gene encoding ferrous iron transport protein B produces the protein MRLSELKTGEKGVIVKVLGHGGFRKRIVEMGFIKGKTVEVLLNAPLRDPIKYKVLGYEISLRRQEAEMIEVVSEEEAKKLAEETIYHEGLPEDISVKEEDMKRLALGKRRTINVALVGNPNSGKTSLFNLASGAHEHVGNYSGVTVDAKEGYFDFEGYHFRIVDLPGTYSLSAYTPEEIYVRRHIIDETPDVIINVVDSSNLERNLYLTTQLIDMNVRMVVALNIYDELENSGNTLDYRLLSKLFGVPMVPTVSKKNRGLDTLFHVVINLYEGVDFFDKHGNMNPEVLKDLTEWHDSLEDRKHHEEEHLEDYVREHRKTGRVFRHIHINHGPDLERAIEAVKEEVSKNEYIRHKYSTRFLSIKLLENDPDIERFVRTLPNAESIIGIRDKMVKRIQSTMNEDCESAITDAKYGFISGALKETFTDNHLEQTQTTKVLDAIVTHRIWGYPIFFLFMYLMFEGTFVLGEYPMMGIEWLVEQIGDLIRNNMSEGPLKDMLVDGIVGGVGGVIVFLPNILILYFCISLMEDSGYMARAAFIMDKIMHKMGLHGKSFIPLIMGFGCNVPAIMASRTIENRKSRLITMLVNPLMSCSARLPIYLLLVGAFFPNNASLVLLGIYAIGIFLAVLLARLFSKFLVKGDDTPFVMELPPYRMPTAKSIFRHTWEKGAQYLKKMGGIIMIASIIIWFLGYYPNHDAYETVAEQQENSYIGQLGRAIEPVIKPMGFDWKLGIGLISGVGAKELVVSTLGVLYVDDPEADEASLAERIPITPLVAFCYMLFVLIYFPCIAALAAIKQESGSWKWALFAACYTTVLAWIVSFTVYQIGGLFV, from the coding sequence ATGCGTTTGTCCGAATTAAAAACAGGCGAAAAAGGTGTCATCGTTAAAGTATTGGGGCACGGTGGTTTTCGTAAACGTATTGTGGAGATGGGCTTCATTAAGGGAAAAACGGTTGAAGTGCTGTTGAATGCTCCACTAAGAGATCCCATTAAATATAAAGTTTTAGGTTATGAAATTTCTCTTCGTCGTCAGGAAGCCGAAATGATTGAGGTGGTCAGTGAAGAAGAGGCTAAGAAATTGGCTGAAGAGACTATTTACCACGAGGGACTGCCTGAGGATATTTCTGTAAAAGAAGAAGATATGAAACGGCTGGCGCTGGGTAAACGCCGTACCATTAATGTCGCTTTGGTCGGCAATCCAAACAGTGGCAAGACTTCTTTATTTAATTTAGCTTCCGGTGCTCACGAGCATGTGGGAAATTATAGTGGTGTGACCGTGGACGCCAAAGAAGGGTATTTCGATTTCGAAGGTTATCATTTCCGGATCGTTGATTTACCGGGAACATACTCTTTGTCTGCTTATACACCCGAAGAAATTTATGTCCGTCGCCATATTATCGACGAAACTCCGGATGTCATTATTAATGTGGTGGACTCTTCCAATTTGGAACGGAATTTATATCTGACTACCCAATTGATTGATATGAATGTCCGCATGGTCGTGGCTTTGAATATTTATGATGAATTGGAGAACAGTGGAAATACATTGGACTATCGTTTATTGAGTAAATTGTTCGGAGTGCCTATGGTGCCTACTGTCAGTAAGAAAAATCGTGGATTGGATACCTTGTTTCATGTCGTTATAAATCTTTATGAGGGAGTCGACTTCTTTGATAAACACGGAAATATGAATCCGGAAGTTCTCAAAGATTTGACTGAATGGCATGATTCTTTGGAAGACCGGAAACACCATGAAGAGGAACATCTCGAAGATTATGTGCGGGAACATCGGAAGACCGGACGTGTCTTTCGCCATATTCATATTAATCATGGTCCCGATTTGGAGAGGGCTATTGAGGCTGTGAAAGAGGAAGTATCAAAGAATGAATACATTCGCCATAAATATTCCACTCGTTTTCTTTCTATTAAGTTATTGGAGAATGATCCGGATATAGAACGTTTTGTACGTACTTTGCCGAATGCTGAAAGCATTATCGGTATTCGTGATAAGATGGTGAAACGCATACAGAGCACGATGAATGAAGATTGTGAGTCTGCCATAACAGATGCGAAATATGGTTTCATCAGTGGTGCATTGAAAGAAACATTTACTGATAATCATTTGGAACAGACGCAGACGACCAAAGTGTTGGATGCTATCGTTACTCACCGTATTTGGGGGTATCCTATTTTCTTCCTGTTTATGTATTTGATGTTTGAAGGGACATTTGTACTCGGCGAATATCCTATGATGGGGATTGAATGGCTGGTTGAGCAGATTGGTGATTTGATTCGTAATAATATGTCTGAAGGGCCATTGAAAGATATGCTGGTTGATGGTATCGTTGGCGGAGTAGGAGGTGTGATTGTTTTTCTGCCGAACATCTTGATTCTGTATTTCTGTATATCGTTGATGGAGGACTCCGGATATATGGCACGTGCTGCATTTATAATGGATAAGATCATGCATAAAATGGGGCTGCATGGCAAATCGTTTATTCCGCTCATTATGGGGTTCGGATGTAACGTGCCCGCTATTATGGCTTCCCGTACGATAGAGAATCGAAAAAGTCGGCTTATTACCATGTTGGTTAATCCGTTGATGTCTTGCAGTGCTCGTCTGCCTATCTATTTATTATTGGTAGGAGCATTTTTCCCGAACAATGCGAGTCTGGTCTTGTTGGGTATTTATGCAATAGGTATATTTTTGGCGGTCTTGTTAGCGAGACTGTTTAGTAAGTTTTTGGTGAAAGGGGACGATACTCCGTTTGTGATGGAGCTTCCTCCGTACCGGATGCCGACAGCAAAATCTATCTTCCGTCATACATGGGAGAAAGGGGCGCAATATTTGAAAAAGATGGGAGGAATTATTATGATTGCTTCTATTATCATTTGGTTTCTGGGATACTATCCGAATCATGATGCGTATGAGACGGTAGCCGAACAGCAGGAAAATTCATATATAGGTCAGCTTGGGCGTGCGATAGAACCGGTGATTAAGCCTATGGGGTTTGATTGGAAACTGGGTATCGGTCTGATTTCGGGAGTAGGAGCGAAAGAGTTGGTGGTAAGTACTTTGGGGGTTTTATATGTGGATGATCCGGAGGCTGATGAGGCTAGTTTGGCTGAACGGATTCCGATAACACCGTTGGTTGCATTCTGCTATATGTTGTTTGTTTTGATTTACTTTCCATGTATTGCGGCATTGGCAGCTATCAAACAGGAATCCGGAAGTTGGAAATGGGCGCTTTTTGCAGCTTGCTATACTACGGTATTGGCATGGATTGTGTCATTTACTGTTTATCAGATTGGAGGATTGTTTGTATGA
- a CDS encoding DMT family transporter, whose product MNRIKGILYAAVSSSTFGLAPFFSITLLMIGFSAFEVLSYRWGVASIVLTVLGLFSGCNFRLSVKDFKVVFGLSLLRAITSFSLIIAYQNIASGVASTIHFMYPLVVALAMMFFFREKKSLWVLFAVLISLLGAALLSLGELDANNGNAMVGLVAACVSVFSYAGYIIGVRTTRAVRINSTVLTCYVMGLGTLFYLIGAFTTSGFRLVTDGYIWLIILGLALPATAISNITLVQAIKYAGPTLTSILGAMEPLTAVVIGVFVFEEFFTVNSAIGIILILIAVSLVVFRKQKN is encoded by the coding sequence ATGAATCGCATAAAAGGTATACTCTATGCGGCGGTATCTTCCTCCACTTTTGGGCTGGCTCCGTTCTTTTCCATCACTTTGTTAATGATTGGATTTTCAGCTTTTGAAGTACTTTCCTATCGTTGGGGGGTAGCATCAATTGTGCTGACTGTGTTAGGCTTATTTTCCGGGTGTAACTTCCGCTTATCCGTAAAAGACTTCAAAGTTGTCTTTGGCTTAAGCCTATTGCGGGCGATCACTTCATTCAGTCTGATTATTGCCTATCAGAATATAGCCAGTGGTGTGGCTTCCACCATTCATTTTATGTATCCGTTGGTGGTTGCTCTGGCAATGATGTTTTTCTTTCGGGAGAAGAAGTCGCTTTGGGTTCTATTTGCTGTTTTGATATCTTTGTTAGGTGCGGCTCTGCTTTCATTAGGAGAGTTGGACGCAAATAATGGTAATGCGATGGTTGGCTTAGTGGCAGCTTGTGTTTCTGTATTCTCATATGCGGGGTATATCATCGGAGTGCGGACCACACGAGCTGTGAGAATTAATTCTACTGTATTGACTTGCTATGTCATGGGGCTGGGAACTCTTTTTTATCTGATAGGTGCTTTTACCACTTCCGGTTTTCGTTTGGTAACAGACGGATATATATGGCTGATTATTCTAGGACTTGCATTACCGGCTACGGCTATTTCCAATATCACTTTAGTACAGGCAATAAAGTATGCAGGGCCTACTTTGACATCTATTTTGGGTGCTATGGAACCGTTGACAGCCGTCGTGATCGGTGTTTTTGTATTTGAGGAGTTTTTCACTGTCAACAGTGCTATTGGGATTATCCTGATTTTGATAGCTGTTAGCTTGGTTGTATTCCGAAAGCAAAAAAACTAG
- a CDS encoding pirin family protein, which translates to MKKVIHRADTRGHSQYDWLDSYHTFSFDEYFDSNRINFGALRVLNDDKVAPGEGFQTHPHKNMEIVSIPLKGHLQHGDSKKNSRIITVGEIQTMSAGTGIFHSEVNASPVEPVEFLQIWIMPRERNTRPVYQDFNISELERPNELAVIVSPDGSTPASLLQDTWFSIGKVEAGKKLGYHMHQSHAGVYIFLIEGEIAVEGEVLKRRDGMGIYETNSFELETLKDSHILLIEVPM; encoded by the coding sequence ATGAAAAAAGTAATACATAGAGCTGATACAAGAGGGCATTCCCAATACGATTGGCTGGATAGTTATCACACCTTCAGTTTCGATGAATATTTCGATTCCAACCGTATCAATTTCGGTGCTCTTCGCGTATTGAATGATGACAAAGTGGCGCCCGGAGAAGGATTCCAGACACATCCTCACAAGAATATGGAAATTGTATCCATTCCTCTGAAAGGACATCTGCAACATGGAGACAGCAAGAAAAACAGCCGGATTATTACCGTCGGAGAAATCCAGACTATGAGTGCCGGAACCGGAATTTTCCATAGCGAAGTGAATGCCAGTCCCGTAGAACCGGTTGAGTTCCTGCAAATCTGGATTATGCCGAGAGAACGGAACACACGCCCCGTTTATCAGGATTTCAATATCAGTGAGCTGGAACGTCCCAACGAGCTGGCAGTCATCGTATCACCTGACGGCAGTACTCCCGCATCTCTTTTGCAAGACACCTGGTTCTCAATAGGCAAAGTAGAGGCCGGCAAGAAACTGGGGTATCATATGCATCAAAGTCATGCAGGCGTATACATATTCCTTATTGAAGGAGAAATTGCAGTAGAAGGCGAAGTGCTGAAACGTCGTGACGGAATGGGGATCTACGAAACTAATAGTTTTGAATTGGAAACTTTGAAAGACTCGCATATTCTATTAATAGAAGTACCGATGTGA
- a CDS encoding DUF4468 domain-containing protein: protein MNKFTILFLTLLLALPVAMKAESAKEKRDDTRYLTGAVPEVDGKVVFSKEFQIPGMSQAQIYGTIMKWMQERLKENKNIESRVVFSDEAKGTVAGIGEEWIVFSSSALSLDRTLINYQITVTCKPGNCLVELEKIRFTYRETEKYKAEEWITDKYALNKAKTKLVRGLAKWRRKTVDFADDIFMDVAVAFGAPDTRPKAEKKKKEEEKTTPSIVAAAGPIVIGGTDKKTDIKVTTAEPANTVPAATLTPATPVGKASSDMPGYVEIDLKQIPGEVYALMGSGKLVISIGKDEFNMTNMTANAGGALGYQSGKAVAYCTLSPDQSYDAIEKADNYTLKLYAPNQTTPSAVIECKKLPSQTTPQAGQPRTYVGEIVKLLMKK, encoded by the coding sequence ATGAATAAATTTACAATTCTGTTTCTTACCCTGCTTCTTGCATTGCCGGTGGCAATGAAGGCAGAATCTGCAAAAGAAAAAAGAGACGACACCAGATACCTTACAGGAGCTGTTCCTGAAGTTGATGGTAAGGTCGTATTTTCCAAAGAATTTCAAATTCCGGGAATGAGTCAGGCGCAAATCTACGGCACTATTATGAAATGGATGCAAGAACGCTTGAAAGAGAATAAGAATATTGAAAGTCGGGTAGTTTTCTCCGATGAAGCTAAAGGTACGGTTGCCGGTATCGGAGAGGAATGGATTGTTTTCAGTTCCAGTGCTTTGTCGTTAGACCGTACACTCATCAATTACCAGATTACCGTTACCTGTAAACCCGGTAACTGCCTGGTAGAACTGGAAAAAATCCGTTTTACTTATCGCGAAACAGAAAAATATAAGGCAGAAGAATGGATTACCGATAAATATGCGCTTAATAAGGCAAAGACCAAGTTGGTACGTGGTCTGGCTAAATGGCGTAGAAAAACGGTAGACTTCGCAGATGATATATTTATGGATGTAGCCGTCGCTTTCGGAGCACCGGATACTCGTCCTAAAGCCGAAAAGAAGAAAAAAGAGGAAGAGAAGACAACTCCGTCAATTGTCGCAGCCGCAGGTCCGATTGTCATTGGCGGCACAGATAAAAAGACCGATATAAAGGTGACGACTGCCGAACCTGCCAATACAGTTCCTGCTGCCACTCTTACTCCCGCTACTCCGGTTGGTAAAGCTTCATCGGATATGCCGGGTTACGTAGAAATTGACTTGAAGCAAATTCCGGGTGAGGTATATGCTCTGATGGGAAGCGGCAAGCTGGTTATCAGTATCGGAAAGGACGAGTTTAACATGACCAATATGACTGCAAACGCTGGTGGTGCGTTGGGATATCAGTCCGGTAAGGCTGTAGCTTATTGCACTCTTTCCCCCGATCAGTCTTATGATGCCATAGAAAAAGCGGACAATTATACGCTGAAACTCTATGCTCCGAACCAAACAACTCCTTCGGCTGTTATAGAATGTAAGAAATTGCCTTCACAGACTACTCCGCAAGCCGGACAACCCCGCACATACGTCGGAGAGATTGTGAAGCTCTTAATGAAAAAATAA